A part of Gracilimonas sp. genomic DNA contains:
- a CDS encoding CvpA family protein, with product MLILDLIIATPILYFGYKGAVNGLVKEVLNIVAIILAVFLTFNYLDAFTGIIAPLFEEGASYVPFVSGAILFIGTIGIVALIAYGTKELLKAVKLSMVNRILGATFGALKSGLVVSAVLLLLAGFNVPGEQARNDSYLYPYVIYLAPLTYNGVALVYPGAENYTETLKSNISDHNPLENIPFLNDNSDN from the coding sequence ATGCTGATCCTTGACCTTATTATTGCTACACCGATCCTGTATTTTGGCTATAAAGGGGCTGTAAACGGATTGGTAAAAGAGGTGCTCAACATCGTAGCCATTATCCTCGCTGTTTTTCTCACATTTAACTACCTGGATGCCTTTACAGGAATCATAGCCCCACTATTTGAGGAAGGCGCTTCTTATGTTCCATTTGTGTCTGGGGCGATTCTTTTTATCGGTACAATCGGCATAGTTGCATTAATTGCTTATGGCACAAAAGAGCTGTTGAAAGCCGTTAAGTTAAGCATGGTAAACCGTATTCTTGGAGCTACTTTTGGTGCTTTGAAAAGCGGCTTGGTGGTTAGCGCAGTTTTATTACTTCTGGCAGGATTTAATGTGCCGGGCGAACAGGCCAGAAATGATTCTTACTTGTATCCGTATGTAATTTACTTAGCTCCTTTAACTTATAATGGGGTTGCCTTGGTGTATCCCGGAGCTGAAAATTATACCGAAACGTTGAAGTCGAACATCAGCGATCACAACCCATTAGAAAACATTCCATTCTTAAACGATAACTCAGATAATTAG
- the gyrB gene encoding DNA topoisomerase (ATP-hydrolyzing) subunit B: protein MAKKQGSDYKASNIQVLEGLEAVRKRPAMYIGDTGQRGLHHLINEVVDNSIDEALAGYCDHIIVTINEDGSMTIQDNGRGIPVDTHEKLGIPAVEVVLTKLHAGGKFDKDTYKVSGGLHGVGVSCVNALASHFKAEIHRDGEIHVMEFEHGGTTVPLSVKGKTKETGTKISFTPDPTIFTQTVEFKFDIIAERMRELAFLNPEVTIELIDEREEDEELKKETYHYEGGVKDFVDFLDEHRESMLDIPIHITGEIDNVPVEIAIQYNQSFSENVHSYVNNINTREGGTHVSGFRRALTRSLKSYAEKNNLIKSNSKISVSGEDFREGMTAVLSVKVQEPQFEGQTKTKLGNSEVQSAVEVVVYDQLNEYLEQNPKAAKKVIEKVVLAAEAREAARKARQLVQRKSVMSGGGLPGKLADCSIKDPEHSEIYLVEGDSAGGSAKMGRNRSFQAILPLRGKILNVEKAKINRILENKEIQAMITAFGTGVGHGDEDFELEKLRYHKIILMTDADVDGSHIRTLLLTFFYRYMRPLIEKGFVYIATPPLYRITTSKELEYAWDDETRDKMVKELKKTRKKFDVSRYKGLGEMNPEQLWETTMDPETRTLQQVTIDSAAGADRLFSTLMGGDVEPRREFIERNAKYATIDI from the coding sequence ATGGCAAAAAAACAAGGTTCCGACTACAAGGCATCAAACATACAAGTTTTGGAGGGTCTTGAAGCGGTACGAAAACGCCCTGCAATGTATATTGGGGATACTGGTCAGCGCGGCCTTCACCACTTGATTAACGAGGTGGTTGACAACTCCATTGATGAAGCACTTGCAGGCTATTGCGATCATATCATTGTAACTATTAATGAGGACGGCTCCATGACCATTCAGGATAACGGTCGTGGTATTCCGGTAGATACTCACGAAAAACTGGGCATCCCGGCAGTTGAGGTTGTACTTACCAAACTGCACGCCGGGGGTAAATTCGATAAGGATACTTACAAAGTATCGGGTGGACTCCACGGGGTTGGTGTTAGTTGTGTGAACGCCTTAGCCAGTCATTTCAAAGCTGAAATCCATCGAGATGGTGAAATCCACGTAATGGAATTTGAGCACGGAGGCACAACGGTCCCTCTTTCTGTTAAGGGAAAGACAAAAGAAACGGGTACAAAAATATCCTTTACTCCCGACCCTACTATTTTTACTCAAACCGTTGAGTTTAAGTTTGATATCATTGCTGAGCGAATGAGGGAGCTAGCTTTCCTAAATCCTGAAGTAACCATCGAATTAATCGATGAGAGGGAAGAGGACGAAGAGCTTAAAAAAGAAACCTATCATTATGAGGGTGGTGTAAAAGACTTTGTTGATTTTCTTGACGAGCACCGCGAGTCAATGCTGGATATACCCATTCATATTACAGGAGAAATTGATAACGTTCCCGTTGAGATTGCTATTCAGTACAACCAGTCGTTTAGTGAAAATGTGCACTCTTATGTTAACAACATTAATACCCGGGAAGGGGGAACCCATGTTTCCGGATTTCGCCGTGCACTAACTCGTTCCCTCAAATCCTACGCTGAGAAAAACAACCTGATCAAATCAAATAGTAAAATTTCCGTCTCTGGAGAAGATTTTCGGGAAGGAATGACAGCTGTTTTAAGTGTAAAAGTTCAGGAGCCGCAGTTTGAAGGACAGACTAAAACAAAATTGGGTAACTCTGAGGTTCAAAGTGCGGTTGAAGTTGTTGTTTACGATCAACTGAATGAGTATCTGGAGCAAAACCCAAAAGCAGCTAAAAAAGTTATTGAGAAAGTAGTTCTTGCTGCTGAAGCCCGTGAGGCTGCCCGAAAAGCTCGCCAGCTTGTTCAACGCAAAAGTGTTATGAGTGGGGGTGGACTTCCCGGAAAATTAGCCGACTGCTCCATTAAAGATCCCGAGCATAGCGAAATTTACCTGGTGGAGGGTGATTCTGCGGGTGGATCTGCAAAAATGGGCCGAAACAGAAGTTTCCAGGCTATTCTTCCGCTTCGCGGTAAAATTCTGAATGTGGAAAAAGCTAAGATTAACCGCATTCTGGAGAATAAAGAAATCCAGGCCATGATTACCGCTTTTGGAACCGGCGTTGGGCATGGAGACGAAGATTTTGAATTAGAGAAGCTTCGTTACCACAAAATCATCCTTATGACAGATGCCGACGTGGATGGTTCTCACATTCGTACACTTCTTTTAACCTTCTTCTATCGATATATGCGGCCGCTTATCGAAAAAGGCTTTGTTTATATTGCAACTCCTCCTTTATATAGAATTACTACCAGTAAAGAACTGGAGTATGCATGGGATGATGAAACGCGGGATAAAATGGTCAAAGAGCTTAAAAAGACCCGCAAGAAGTTCGATGTTTCCCGGTATAAAGGTCTTGGTGAAATGAATCCCGAGCAACTTTGGGAAACAACCATGGATCCTGAAACACGCACGCTTCAACAAGTTACCATTGATAGTGCTGCTGGCGCAGACCGATTATTCTCAACTCTAATGGGAGGCGATGTTGAGCCCCGCAGGGAATTTATTGAGCGAAATGCCAAATACGCCACCATCGACATTTAA
- the mnmG gene encoding tRNA uridine-5-carboxymethylaminomethyl(34) synthesis enzyme MnmG, with translation MSVLDSKYDVIVVGGGHAGSEAAGAAAQAGARTLLITMNLEAIAKMSCNPAMGGVAKGQLVREIDALGGLSGIVSDESGVQFRMLNKSKGPAMWSPRCQSDRMLYAQKMREKLEEKENLFFRQDNVVDLISENGDTIKGVVTQTGQKFFAKAVVLTTGTFGNGLIHIGESNYGGGRSGERASIGISAALEKLGFEVGRLKTGTPPRVDGRTVDYSKLEEQFGDENPTAFSFLTEKLPSLEEQMSCWIGYTNDEVHEVLKTGFDRSPMFNGRIKSIGPRYCPSIEDKINRFADKDQHQLFLEPEGWNTYEMYLNGFSTSLPEDVQYKALRTIPGFEEVIMIRPGYAIEYDYFPPHQIRRSLETKAVKGLFFAGQINGTTGYEEAACQGLMAGINAALYVQEKEPLVLQRSEAYIGVLIDDLINKGTEEPYRMFTSRAEHRILLRQDNADLRLTEIGHRIGLASDERMRRVEKKRKAIGKLDELIKDYTVRPEDMDPMLESKNSSTMSQPMKAVKILLRPEVSLKDMMDHDGELSALIHDISTDEKVLEQIEIQVKYAGYIEKEFEMVREMEKQENMSIPEQIEYSKIKSLSTEGTQKLSKIRPETIGQASRISGVSASDLSVLMVYLKN, from the coding sequence ATGTCCGTTTTAGATTCTAAATACGATGTAATTGTTGTTGGCGGAGGCCATGCCGGTAGTGAGGCCGCGGGTGCAGCTGCTCAGGCAGGCGCAAGAACGCTTCTTATTACAATGAACCTGGAGGCAATCGCGAAGATGTCTTGTAATCCTGCAATGGGAGGAGTTGCTAAAGGTCAGCTTGTTAGAGAAATAGACGCACTCGGAGGTTTGTCAGGAATTGTTAGTGACGAATCTGGAGTACAATTTAGAATGCTAAACAAGAGCAAGGGACCTGCAATGTGGAGCCCACGTTGCCAGAGCGATCGCATGCTCTACGCTCAGAAAATGAGAGAGAAGCTTGAGGAAAAAGAGAACCTCTTTTTCCGTCAGGACAATGTGGTAGACTTGATTTCTGAAAATGGCGACACTATTAAAGGTGTTGTCACTCAAACGGGGCAAAAGTTTTTTGCGAAAGCGGTTGTTCTTACAACCGGCACTTTTGGTAATGGGCTGATTCATATAGGAGAAAGTAACTATGGTGGGGGGCGGTCTGGCGAAAGAGCATCCATTGGAATATCAGCTGCGCTTGAAAAGTTAGGATTTGAGGTGGGGCGCTTAAAGACAGGAACTCCTCCCAGGGTAGATGGACGTACGGTAGATTACTCAAAGTTAGAGGAGCAATTCGGGGATGAAAACCCTACAGCATTTTCATTCCTGACAGAGAAGCTTCCTTCTTTGGAAGAGCAAATGTCTTGTTGGATTGGCTATACAAATGATGAAGTACATGAGGTTCTTAAAACAGGGTTTGACCGAAGCCCAATGTTCAATGGGAGAATTAAGTCTATAGGACCAAGGTATTGTCCTAGTATAGAGGATAAAATCAATCGCTTTGCAGATAAGGACCAGCACCAGCTGTTTCTTGAACCAGAGGGGTGGAATACGTATGAGATGTATCTAAATGGCTTTTCTACTTCTCTGCCAGAAGATGTGCAGTACAAAGCCCTTAGAACAATTCCGGGTTTTGAAGAAGTCATTATGATCCGGCCCGGATACGCTATCGAGTATGATTATTTTCCTCCACACCAAATCCGGCGTTCTTTGGAAACCAAAGCGGTTAAAGGTCTTTTCTTCGCGGGTCAAATTAACGGAACAACTGGTTATGAAGAGGCTGCTTGTCAGGGCTTGATGGCTGGGATTAATGCCGCTCTTTATGTACAAGAAAAAGAGCCGTTGGTGCTTCAAAGATCAGAGGCTTACATAGGTGTGCTAATAGATGACCTTATTAATAAAGGGACCGAAGAGCCTTATCGCATGTTTACTTCCCGGGCTGAACATAGAATTTTACTTCGCCAAGACAATGCGGATCTGCGCCTCACCGAAATAGGTCATCGTATCGGTCTTGCTTCAGACGAAAGAATGCGAAGGGTAGAAAAGAAGAGAAAGGCTATCGGTAAGCTCGACGAACTGATTAAAGACTATACCGTTCGTCCCGAAGACATGGACCCAATGCTTGAAAGTAAAAATAGTTCTACCATGAGTCAGCCAATGAAAGCGGTTAAGATACTGTTGCGCCCAGAGGTTTCTCTAAAAGATATGATGGACCATGATGGCGAACTGTCCGCTTTAATTCACGACATTAGTACCGATGAAAAAGTGCTTGAGCAAATTGAGATACAGGTGAAGTACGCCGGATATATAGAAAAGGAATTTGAGATGGTTAGAGAGATGGAGAAACAAGAAAATATGTCTATTCCAGAACAGATCGAATATTCGAAAATCAAAAGCCTTTCTACTGAGGGGACGCAGAAACTCTCAAAAATTCGCCCCGAAACCATTGGTCAGGCCAGTAGAATTAGCGGTGTTTCGGCTAGTGATCTTTCTGTTTTGATGGTTTATCTAAAGAACTAA
- a CDS encoding YafY family protein, with protein MNSSERRLKLMLLLQQPGKRLTVDELADRFDVSRRTIFRDFNALQEINVPVTWDRYSGYGLIEGYKVPPLMFTSKELATIMVGLNFVKSQVDQGLVEDAKGVEVKIKNVLPEELKDFMTSLEGRTIVDPYLRFGGKKKKGGSWYLISSAIAQQKRLQFEYTTKSGDTGIRKIDPYILVFYEDHWNVIGKSHLRGEIRNFILEQVNEVQILDENYQLKKELDIEALIFRPEESSQSIILQVQKGEMTRLEANLPAKIFKKEASNSKIIKVGFEFDNLDYINEWLLQFGNKIKIESPEELIKKRKELLREMLEG; from the coding sequence ATGAATAGCTCAGAAAGAAGATTAAAACTCATGCTTTTGCTTCAGCAGCCGGGGAAACGATTAACGGTTGATGAGCTGGCCGACCGTTTTGATGTTAGTAGAAGAACTATTTTTCGAGACTTTAATGCCCTACAGGAAATAAATGTACCGGTGACCTGGGACCGGTATTCTGGGTATGGATTAATTGAGGGATATAAGGTACCCCCGTTGATGTTTACATCCAAAGAGCTTGCAACCATAATGGTTGGCTTGAATTTTGTCAAGTCACAAGTTGATCAGGGATTGGTTGAAGATGCAAAAGGAGTAGAGGTTAAAATAAAAAATGTTCTACCTGAAGAGCTAAAAGATTTTATGACATCTCTTGAGGGAAGGACAATAGTAGATCCTTACTTAAGGTTTGGCGGAAAGAAAAAGAAGGGGGGAAGCTGGTATCTGATTAGCAGTGCTATTGCCCAGCAGAAAAGATTGCAGTTTGAATACACTACCAAATCTGGTGATACCGGAATCAGGAAAATTGACCCTTACATTTTGGTTTTTTACGAGGACCACTGGAATGTAATTGGTAAATCTCATCTTCGGGGAGAAATTCGAAATTTTATACTTGAACAGGTGAATGAGGTTCAAATATTAGATGAGAATTACCAGCTTAAAAAAGAATTGGACATAGAGGCCCTTATTTTCCGCCCTGAGGAGAGTTCTCAATCAATAATACTACAGGTTCAAAAAGGCGAGATGACGCGCCTGGAGGCAAATTTGCCGGCTAAAATTTTTAAGAAAGAAGCCTCCAATTCTAAAATAATTAAGGTTGGGTTTGAGTTTGATAATCTAGACTATATCAATGAATGGTTGCTTCAGTTTGGGAATAAAATAAAAATTGAATCTCCGGAAGAGTTGATTAAAAAAAGAAAAGAGTTGCTTCGGGAAATGTTAGAAGGTTGA
- the rpmG gene encoding 50S ribosomal protein L33: MAKGNRVQVILECTEKPGSSRYVTTKNRRTTTDRLELKKYNPVLRKHTVHKEIK, translated from the coding sequence ATGGCAAAAGGAAACAGAGTTCAGGTGATTTTAGAGTGTACCGAAAAACCCGGTTCATCTCGTTACGTTACAACTAAGAATCGAAGAACGACGACTGATCGACTTGAACTAAAAAAATACAACCCTGTTCTTCGTAAACATACAGTTCACAAAGAAATTAAATAA
- the gyrA gene encoding DNA gyrase subunit A yields MAREKIIPITIEDEMQSSYIDYSMSVIVSRALPDVRDGLKPVHRRVLYGMNDLGMLHNRNYKKSARIVGEVLGKYHPHGDTAVYDSIVRMVQDFSLRYPLVDGQGNFGSIDGDSAAAMRYTEVRMDRLSEELLSDINKETVDYQSNFDDTLEEPTVLPSMLPNLLLNGASGIAVGMATNMAPHNMTEVIDGITAYIDNPDIEIKQLMQHITAPDFPTAGIIYGYEGVKEAYETGRGKVTLRARANTEELRGNREQIVITEIPYQVNKSTLIEKIAGLVNDEKITEISEVRDESDREGIRVVIILKRSANAGVVLNQLYKYTQMQTTFGIINLALVRGRPKVMDLKELIYHFVEHRVDIIIRRTMYDLDQAEARAHILEGLKIALDNLDEVIKTIRASSSPQEANIELRKKFALTDIQAKAILDMRLQKLTGLEREKIDGEYREIIDKIADYREILTDRDKQTSIIKEELADLKKRYGDERRTQVVHSADDFSIEDMIADEDVVVTISNKGFIKRMPVSGYRRQRRGGKGMKGTTTRDEEYVEHLFVATTHNYILFFTEKGMCYWLKVYEIPEGGRLARGRAIVNLIELDKDDSIKAFVPVKTLEDEEYINSHSIIMATQGGLVKKTTLEAYSRPRRDGIIAINIKEGDSLLAAELTDGDSNVILANKNGRAIRFHESDVREMGRNTSGVKGMTLNKKDEIVDMVIIKNTHEATVLAMSENGYGKRSLVDDYREQSRGGKGVITLKITPKTGSLIALKEVTDQDDLMIITEKGKVIRMNCGGIRTMGRNTQGVRIMRLDSDGAIAAVTRVVNEEEGDEEEED; encoded by the coding sequence ATGGCCAGAGAAAAAATTATACCTATTACCATTGAAGACGAAATGCAATCGTCTTACATCGATTATTCGATGTCAGTGATTGTTTCCAGAGCGCTTCCTGATGTTCGGGATGGATTAAAGCCCGTTCACCGCCGTGTTTTATACGGAATGAATGATCTGGGGATGTTGCATAACAGAAATTATAAGAAAAGTGCCCGTATTGTTGGTGAAGTCCTTGGTAAGTATCACCCTCATGGTGATACTGCCGTTTATGACTCCATCGTTCGTATGGTGCAGGATTTTTCCCTCCGATACCCGCTGGTAGATGGGCAGGGCAACTTTGGCTCCATTGATGGTGATAGTGCTGCCGCCATGCGTTATACAGAAGTTCGCATGGACCGCCTTTCAGAAGAACTTTTATCTGACATCAACAAGGAAACTGTTGACTACCAGTCTAACTTTGATGACACCCTTGAAGAACCAACCGTTCTCCCAAGCATGTTACCCAACTTGCTTTTAAATGGAGCCTCAGGGATTGCGGTAGGAATGGCCACAAACATGGCTCCTCATAATATGACAGAGGTTATTGATGGCATTACCGCCTATATCGATAACCCGGATATTGAGATCAAACAGTTGATGCAGCACATTACAGCTCCCGACTTTCCTACTGCAGGTATTATTTATGGATATGAGGGTGTTAAAGAAGCTTATGAAACTGGCCGGGGTAAAGTTACGCTTCGTGCCCGAGCAAACACGGAAGAGCTTCGCGGTAACAGAGAACAAATTGTTATCACTGAAATCCCTTATCAGGTTAACAAGAGTACGCTAATTGAAAAAATTGCCGGGCTCGTTAATGATGAAAAAATTACGGAGATCTCTGAGGTTAGAGACGAATCAGATCGTGAGGGTATCCGGGTCGTAATTATTTTAAAGCGATCTGCAAATGCAGGGGTTGTACTTAATCAGTTGTATAAGTACACCCAGATGCAGACTACATTCGGTATTATAAATCTGGCTTTGGTTAGAGGTCGTCCTAAAGTGATGGATCTCAAAGAGTTGATCTATCATTTTGTTGAACACCGTGTGGATATCATTATACGCCGCACAATGTACGACCTGGATCAGGCTGAAGCCCGGGCTCACATTCTTGAGGGTCTTAAAATTGCCCTGGATAATCTGGATGAGGTTATCAAAACCATTCGCGCTTCAAGCAGTCCACAGGAAGCGAACATTGAATTGCGTAAGAAATTCGCTCTTACAGACATTCAGGCGAAAGCTATTCTGGATATGCGTCTTCAGAAATTGACTGGTCTGGAACGAGAAAAAATTGACGGGGAATATCGAGAGATTATAGATAAGATCGCGGATTACCGTGAAATTCTAACTGACCGTGATAAGCAAACATCTATTATTAAGGAAGAGCTTGCCGACCTTAAGAAGAGATATGGTGATGAGCGAAGAACGCAGGTAGTTCATTCTGCTGATGACTTTAGTATTGAAGACATGATTGCCGATGAGGATGTGGTTGTAACCATTTCTAATAAAGGCTTTATCAAACGAATGCCAGTAAGTGGCTATCGCCGACAACGTCGTGGCGGAAAAGGTATGAAAGGTACAACCACGCGCGATGAGGAATATGTGGAACATTTATTTGTGGCCACTACCCACAATTACATTCTATTCTTTACAGAGAAAGGGATGTGCTACTGGCTTAAGGTTTATGAAATTCCGGAAGGTGGGCGACTCGCAAGAGGGCGGGCTATCGTTAACCTGATTGAGCTCGATAAAGATGACTCAATCAAAGCATTTGTGCCGGTTAAAACACTGGAAGATGAAGAGTACATTAACAGCCACTCAATAATTATGGCTACTCAAGGTGGCTTGGTTAAAAAGACAACTCTTGAAGCTTACAGTCGTCCCCGTCGAGATGGAATTATTGCCATCAACATTAAAGAGGGTGATAGTTTACTCGCTGCCGAACTTACCGATGGCGACAGCAACGTAATCCTGGCCAATAAAAACGGCCGAGCCATAAGGTTCCACGAGTCCGACGTTCGTGAAATGGGCCGAAATACTTCTGGCGTGAAAGGAATGACCCTTAATAAGAAAGACGAGATCGTTGATATGGTCATCATCAAGAATACTCATGAAGCTACCGTACTCGCGATGTCTGAAAATGGTTACGGTAAACGATCATTAGTTGATGACTACCGAGAGCAATCAAGAGGCGGTAAGGGAGTGATTACACTTAAGATAACCCCGAAAACTGGTTCGTTAATTGCGCTTAAGGAAGTAACCGATCAGGATGATTTGATGATTATCACCGAGAAAGGAAAAGTCATTCGCATGAATTGTGGAGGAATTCGCACAATGGGAAGAAATACCCAAGGAGTCCGCATAATGCGCCTCGACTCTGATGGCGCCATTGCAGCGGTAACCCGCGTGGTGAATGAAGAAGAAGGAGACGAGGAAGAAGAAGACTAA
- the tyrS gene encoding tyrosine--tRNA ligase, which produces MSFLPVEEQLEIIRRGTVEIVPEEELIEKLKKSKKNNKPLKIKLGVDPTRPDLHLGHSVILRKMRQFQDLGHEVILIIGGFTAMIGDPTGQNKTRPPLTLEEVQENAKTYIEQANSILDESKLTLTNNNDWLGKMDFMDVIKLSSKLTVARMIERDDFSKRFEKNEPISLHEFLYPLAQGQDSVYLKSDVELGGTDQKFNLLVGRQLQKEDGQEPQVCLMMPLLVGTDGSAKMSKSYDNYIGINEEPNEMYGKALSIPDDLIYTYYELVTDVETSQLPAIKEKIEKDPRNAKHDLAFTIVRMYHGEEAAKGAKTHFEQTVINKEVPDDAPEFFFETGKETRLLDIVAETGFSPSNGETKRMIKQGGISIDDKKITDKNHSITFTEGDEFALKVGKRNFGILKAK; this is translated from the coding sequence ATGTCATTTTTACCTGTTGAGGAACAACTGGAGATTATCCGACGAGGAACGGTAGAAATTGTTCCCGAAGAAGAACTCATTGAAAAACTAAAAAAATCTAAAAAGAATAATAAACCGCTTAAAATTAAGCTTGGGGTAGATCCGACTCGCCCTGATCTTCATTTGGGTCATTCTGTGATCCTGCGGAAGATGAGGCAGTTTCAAGATCTTGGTCATGAAGTTATCCTGATTATAGGTGGTTTTACTGCCATGATTGGCGACCCAACCGGGCAAAACAAAACCCGGCCGCCACTTACATTAGAAGAGGTACAAGAGAATGCCAAAACCTATATCGAGCAGGCTAACAGTATTCTGGATGAAAGCAAGCTTACGCTAACCAATAATAACGACTGGCTGGGAAAGATGGACTTTATGGATGTTATAAAGTTGTCGTCAAAATTAACCGTCGCCAGAATGATTGAGCGGGATGACTTCTCAAAGAGATTTGAAAAAAATGAGCCCATTTCCTTGCACGAGTTTTTATATCCGCTAGCACAAGGTCAAGACTCCGTATATTTAAAATCTGATGTTGAGTTGGGTGGAACCGATCAGAAGTTTAACCTTCTTGTCGGCCGGCAGCTTCAGAAAGAAGATGGACAAGAACCCCAGGTTTGTCTCATGATGCCTTTATTAGTTGGTACAGATGGCTCAGCAAAAATGTCCAAATCCTATGACAACTATATCGGGATAAATGAAGAACCCAATGAGATGTATGGAAAAGCACTTTCTATACCGGACGACCTGATTTACACCTACTATGAGTTGGTTACCGATGTGGAAACATCACAGCTTCCTGCTATCAAAGAAAAAATTGAGAAGGACCCGCGAAATGCAAAGCATGATTTAGCCTTTACTATCGTACGCATGTACCACGGAGAAGAAGCGGCTAAAGGCGCAAAAACGCATTTCGAGCAAACGGTTATTAATAAGGAAGTACCTGATGATGCTCCGGAATTTTTCTTTGAAACGGGTAAGGAAACCCGGCTCTTGGATATAGTGGCAGAAACCGGATTTTCACCAAGCAATGGAGAAACCAAGCGAATGATCAAACAAGGTGGTATCAGCATCGATGACAAAAAAATTACCGACAAAAATCACTCCATCACTTTTACAGAAGGGGATGAATTTGCCCTGAAAGTCGGGAAGAGAAACTTTGGAATTTTAAAAGCAAAGTAA
- the rpmB gene encoding 50S ribosomal protein L28 — translation MSRKDDITGKGALNGYRSSKSNNKTKHRFQLNLQKRRFYVPEEDRWVTLKVSAKTVRTINKKGISAVLKEARKKGTLIKEV, via the coding sequence ATGTCGCGAAAAGACGATATTACAGGAAAAGGAGCTTTGAACGGTTACCGTTCTTCCAAGTCAAATAATAAAACAAAGCATCGCTTTCAGCTGAATCTGCAAAAGCGTCGTTTTTATGTACCGGAAGAAGACAGGTGGGTAACACTTAAAGTCTCTGCAAAGACTGTTAGGACAATTAACAAGAAAGGAATTTCTGCGGTACTGAAAGAAGCGCGGAAAAAAGGAACTCTTATAAAAGAAGTGTAG
- a CDS encoding GatB/YqeY domain-containing protein: protein MTIQEQIISDIKEAMKAREQDKLRVLRSLKAKLMEKEISERKDGEAKLTDEQAVEVLMKAAKQRKESIEQFEEGGREDLAENEKEELDIIETYLPEMMDEDEVRKVVKEKIEAIGASGMQDMGKVMGPLMGQLKGKADGSMVSQIVKEELGG from the coding sequence ATGACAATACAAGAACAGATTATTTCGGACATCAAAGAAGCAATGAAAGCCAGAGAGCAGGATAAGCTTCGGGTTCTTAGATCTTTGAAGGCTAAGTTGATGGAGAAAGAAATCAGCGAACGCAAAGATGGCGAAGCTAAATTAACGGATGAGCAAGCGGTAGAGGTCCTCATGAAAGCAGCCAAGCAGAGAAAAGAGTCCATCGAGCAGTTTGAAGAAGGCGGTAGAGAGGATCTGGCTGAAAACGAGAAAGAAGAACTCGATATAATTGAAACCTACCTTCCTGAGATGATGGATGAAGATGAAGTACGAAAAGTAGTAAAAGAAAAAATTGAAGCTATTGGTGCTTCCGGCATGCAGGATATGGGAAAGGTAATGGGTCCCCTGATGGGGCAACTAAAAGGAAAAGCAGATGGCTCCATGGTTAGTCAGATTGTAAAAGAGGAGCTTGGGGGATAA
- a CDS encoding DUF4295 family protein: MAKKQSFGQEALQAKAAHRKMAKVIISTKNDKGKYAYKEVMIDQDNVKEFIQQNKA; the protein is encoded by the coding sequence ATGGCTAAGAAGCAATCATTTGGACAAGAAGCATTACAAGCGAAAGCGGCTCACCGCAAAATGGCGAAGGTTATCATTTCTACCAAGAACGACAAGGGCAAGTATGCCTATAAAGAAGTGATGATCGATCAGGATAATGTGAAAGAATTTATTCAGCAGAATAAAGCCTGA
- a CDS encoding RsmG family class I SAM-dependent methyltransferase: MEHQIKKTPLKIKKANLTRVLYEENKEKIGEYINRLVWWNKKINLVSRDVSRETMAKHVEHSLVVSQSALFIKARKVLDSGTGGGLPGIPLAIISPEKEVLLNDVVTKKIMACKSMIRDLGLTNVAVKSGSIEGVGFNGDELLVSKHAFKIDGLISLLEGKPWKKIVLLKGGEEVGAEIEKIEEPLNIEIIDLYPGFDDSFYRGKAMVEISKRSNYE; the protein is encoded by the coding sequence GTGGAACATCAAATTAAAAAAACTCCTCTAAAGATAAAAAAAGCGAATTTAACGAGGGTGCTTTATGAGGAAAACAAGGAAAAGATCGGGGAATATATAAACCGCCTTGTATGGTGGAATAAAAAGATAAACCTTGTCAGCAGAGATGTTTCACGTGAAACAATGGCCAAGCATGTAGAGCATTCATTGGTTGTCTCTCAATCAGCGCTTTTTATTAAAGCAAGAAAGGTGTTGGACTCCGGCACGGGTGGTGGGTTGCCGGGAATCCCCTTGGCAATTATCAGCCCAGAAAAAGAGGTGTTGTTAAATGATGTGGTCACAAAAAAAATAATGGCTTGCAAAAGCATGATTAGAGATCTTGGTCTGACCAATGTTGCAGTAAAGTCCGGCTCCATAGAGGGTGTTGGCTTTAATGGAGATGAATTATTGGTTTCTAAGCATGCCTTTAAAATCGATGGCCTGATAAGTTTGTTGGAGGGAAAACCCTGGAAGAAAATCGTTCTTTTAAAAGGCGGTGAAGAGGTGGGGGCAGAGATAGAAAAAATAGAAGAGCCTCTTAATATTGAAATCATAGATCTATATCCAGGCTTTGACGATTCGTTTTATAGAGGAAAGGCAATGGTAGAAATTTCTAAAAGAAGTAATTATGAATAG